One window of the Leptospira koniambonensis genome contains the following:
- the ilvC gene encoding ketol-acid reductoisomerase: protein MANLYYDKDTDLSVLKGKTIAVIGYGSQGHAQAQNMKDSGLKVIIGLKEGSKSKKEAEEAGFEVFSVSEAAKKADIIQILAPDEIQGDIYKADIEPNLKDGDALVFSHGFNIHFEFIQPPKTVDVYMVAPKGPGHLVRRVYVEGGGVPCLIAVNQDATGTAKQRALAHAAGVGGGRAGILETTFREETETDLFGEQVVLCGGLSNLIMAGFETLTEAGYDPEIAYFECLHEVKLITDLIYEGGLARMRYSISGTAEYGDYVSGPRIIDAGVKARMKDVLADIQKANGSKFAKAWIAETKAGYPEFNKMREKNAGHPIEDVGKKLRSMMKWLSK, encoded by the coding sequence ATGGCTAATTTATACTATGATAAAGATACGGACCTTTCCGTATTAAAAGGAAAGACCATCGCCGTAATCGGATACGGAAGCCAAGGTCACGCACAAGCTCAGAACATGAAAGATTCCGGACTGAAAGTTATTATCGGTCTAAAAGAAGGATCTAAATCCAAGAAAGAAGCTGAAGAAGCTGGTTTCGAAGTATTCTCCGTTTCTGAAGCAGCTAAAAAAGCAGACATTATCCAAATCCTTGCTCCAGACGAGATCCAAGGCGACATCTATAAAGCAGATATCGAGCCTAACCTGAAAGACGGAGATGCATTAGTTTTCTCTCATGGATTCAATATCCATTTCGAATTCATCCAACCTCCTAAAACTGTAGACGTTTACATGGTCGCTCCAAAAGGACCAGGACACTTGGTTCGTAGAGTATACGTAGAAGGTGGTGGTGTTCCTTGTTTGATCGCTGTAAACCAAGACGCAACTGGAACAGCAAAACAAAGAGCACTTGCTCACGCAGCCGGAGTAGGCGGAGGAAGAGCAGGGATCCTTGAAACTACTTTCAGAGAAGAAACTGAAACTGACCTTTTCGGAGAGCAAGTAGTTCTTTGCGGTGGTCTTTCTAATTTGATCATGGCTGGTTTCGAAACTCTTACTGAAGCTGGTTACGATCCTGAGATCGCTTACTTCGAATGTTTACACGAAGTTAAATTGATCACTGATCTGATCTACGAAGGTGGATTAGCTCGTATGCGTTATTCCATTTCCGGAACTGCAGAATACGGAGACTATGTTTCTGGACCTCGTATCATTGATGCTGGCGTTAAAGCACGTATGAAAGATGTTCTTGCTGATATCCAAAAAGCAAACGGCTCCAAGTTCGCAAAAGCTTGGATCGCAGAAACAAAAGCTGGTTATCCTGAGTTCAATAAAATGAGAGAGAAAAATGCAGGACACCCTATCGAAGACGTAGGTAAAAAATTACGCAGCATGATGAAATGGCTGAGTAAATAA
- a CDS encoding caspase family protein, translating to MKSLISIIGISLFLFSTDVFAQKRFGLIFGSNYKGNKAGIPELNLCEADAKYLHDEIKRVGKFDEIKIVLGQDVTKNNIQKEIKALASKAKADDTVFLYFSGHGAFQRDEKAKNGMRNLIICYDRPHLSDDELNDYLEGIKSPKTVFVFDCCFSGGIAKKGKATRGSANVPIPEGSDGTVKQDSQDFFFQDKAIISSADDNQTAIEVGGTINHGIFTYNFGKALSSGDLNQDNVITALEAFFASKDETVNMAKKYDHEQVPQISGNASGIFLAGEKKPDPPKPVEPVKPPVNPTPIPDVQPPKPEPETPVVTNEEPPVVPTNLKGDLVIKTTIIQDRAYAVSDLPPEIRITSGKKRVGNRSIRVLIDDKEVDKTITTESSNYWGAVKRMGKLIPGATYTLTVKGVPAGVHKVTIQADDYPEVQKTQAVLPNKRNDLEVVTSMTGYGAIRGKVFYRTLDNPVLNQPIFMPTITSVSGIQKLNTDQNGNFWFTNLKPGEYEIKATFAEDLNLNNADIKVREGEVTEVDIILNVKLPSTKTKY from the coding sequence TTGAAATCCTTAATTTCCATAATCGGAATTTCCCTCTTTTTATTTTCTACAGATGTATTCGCACAGAAAAGGTTCGGCCTTATCTTCGGATCCAACTATAAAGGAAACAAAGCCGGAATCCCTGAATTAAATCTTTGTGAGGCTGACGCCAAATATCTACACGATGAGATCAAACGTGTAGGAAAATTCGATGAGATCAAAATTGTTTTGGGCCAAGATGTAACCAAAAACAATATACAGAAAGAAATTAAGGCTCTTGCTTCCAAAGCAAAAGCGGATGATACAGTATTTCTTTATTTCTCAGGTCACGGCGCTTTTCAAAGAGATGAAAAAGCAAAGAACGGAATGAGAAACCTGATCATCTGTTATGATAGGCCTCACCTTTCCGATGATGAGTTAAATGATTATCTAGAAGGTATCAAATCTCCTAAAACGGTTTTCGTTTTCGACTGCTGCTTCTCCGGAGGTATTGCTAAAAAAGGAAAGGCAACTAGAGGTTCTGCTAACGTTCCAATTCCAGAAGGAAGTGATGGAACAGTTAAACAAGACTCTCAGGACTTTTTCTTCCAAGATAAGGCGATCATTTCCAGCGCGGATGATAACCAAACTGCGATCGAAGTCGGCGGAACAATCAATCATGGGATCTTTACTTATAATTTCGGAAAGGCTCTTTCTAGTGGAGACTTAAACCAGGACAATGTGATCACTGCACTCGAAGCCTTCTTCGCTTCTAAAGATGAAACAGTAAATATGGCTAAAAAGTATGATCACGAACAAGTGCCTCAGATTTCGGGTAACGCGTCAGGTATCTTCTTAGCTGGAGAAAAAAAGCCTGATCCTCCAAAACCTGTAGAGCCTGTTAAACCTCCTGTAAATCCTACTCCTATTCCGGATGTTCAACCTCCTAAACCAGAGCCTGAAACTCCAGTTGTTACAAACGAAGAACCTCCAGTTGTTCCTACAAATCTGAAAGGTGACTTAGTTATTAAAACAACTATCATCCAAGATAGAGCTTATGCTGTGTCTGATCTTCCTCCAGAAATACGTATCACTTCTGGTAAGAAGAGAGTGGGAAATCGTTCTATCAGAGTACTTATCGACGATAAGGAAGTGGATAAGACGATCACTACTGAATCTTCCAATTATTGGGGAGCAGTCAAAAGAATGGGGAAACTCATTCCGGGTGCGACTTATACTTTAACTGTAAAAGGTGTACCAGCAGGTGTTCATAAGGTAACCATCCAAGCGGATGATTATCCAGAAGTCCAAAAGACCCAGGCAGTTCTTCCGAATAAGAGAAACGATCTGGAAGTAGTAACATCTATGACAGGTTACGGAGCGATCCGAGGAAAAGTATTCTACAGAACCTTGGATAACCCTGTGCTTAACCAGCCGATCTTTATGCCTACGATTACAAGCGTAAGCGGTATCCAAAAATTGAATACTGACCAAAACGGTAACTTCTGGTTTACAAATTTAAAACCGGGAGAGTATGAGATCAAGGCTACATTCGCAGAAGATCTAAACTTGAATAATGCTGATATTAAGGTGAGAGAGGGAGAAGTAACTGAAGTGGATATTATCCTGAATGTGAAACTTCCATCTACTAAAACCAAATATTAA
- a CDS encoding MutS family DNA mismatch repair protein produces the protein MNAPHRVRRLGSQISRLGRIIQKEESTLSLLSTFRILSFLFFLSWIVGVYLLRTLSDLYYLPSILILAVFYRLLSAYQKRREKIRRLHVWTDFLTAQISRIQLDGKHYPKSKREYYKNLVLETGLPSWTKDLDFLGEKGVFSRIDTTIIQKGTSKFLEYFLETPEESKVIARQTAIIGLSKRAKVLQKLLRQFRLYEASFPARREGEEEKLPSYIPKIGNLQPERSEKNKIDFPFNLFEEEPNDFWKSSFGKVSDVLRVLFPIWLTLVWLSVLGSLLFGQTWGFGIFILHSAFFGSYRNRSLRMLQPIAEDSETLEELGKLLLYIRSSNLSGTKGEIFLSNWKKKDLKNSWKQFLKISNLAAYTQSPLAHALLNILFFFDLWIWRRYTSWWNKDGASLKASMSDLAELDALLPLANLSWIEPGFTFPKLEKSNTTIHAKDLVHPLIPADKRVSNDLEPMQPGKLLLLTGSNMSGKTTYLRALGISGIFAMAGGPVPASEFITPILEVHSSIRNEDSVEEGISFFYAEVRRLGKILQEVKNSQKGKLVLLDEILKGTNSRERTIACKGILKKLRQYGVFGIITTHDLELADLPELSLFHFREEIENGKMTFDYKIRSGIVQSSNALEVLRLEGLDLD, from the coding sequence ATGAACGCCCCTCATAGGGTCCGCCGACTTGGATCCCAAATTTCCCGCCTGGGAAGGATCATCCAAAAAGAAGAATCCACTCTTTCCCTATTATCCACTTTCAGAATACTTTCCTTCTTATTCTTTCTTTCTTGGATCGTTGGAGTTTATCTTCTCCGTACTTTATCTGATCTATATTATTTACCTTCGATCCTTATTTTAGCTGTATTCTATCGTTTATTATCAGCGTACCAAAAGAGAAGAGAGAAGATCAGAAGGTTACATGTCTGGACAGATTTCCTAACAGCACAGATCTCCAGGATCCAATTGGATGGAAAACATTATCCAAAATCTAAAAGAGAATATTATAAAAATCTGGTATTAGAGACAGGGCTTCCTTCTTGGACCAAAGATTTGGATTTTTTAGGGGAGAAGGGTGTCTTTTCCAGAATAGACACCACTATTATCCAAAAAGGAACTTCTAAATTTTTAGAATACTTCTTAGAAACTCCCGAAGAATCAAAGGTTATCGCGAGACAAACTGCAATCATTGGTCTTTCTAAAAGAGCGAAAGTTCTACAAAAGTTGCTCAGACAATTTAGATTATATGAGGCTTCCTTTCCGGCTAGAAGAGAAGGAGAAGAAGAAAAACTTCCTTCTTATATTCCTAAGATCGGAAATTTGCAGCCAGAACGTTCTGAAAAGAATAAGATAGATTTTCCATTTAATCTATTTGAAGAAGAGCCAAATGATTTTTGGAAATCTTCTTTTGGAAAAGTTTCAGATGTACTCAGAGTTTTATTTCCTATTTGGCTAACTCTTGTGTGGCTTTCAGTATTAGGAAGTCTTCTATTCGGACAGACCTGGGGATTCGGGATATTCATTCTTCATTCTGCATTTTTTGGATCTTATAGAAATAGATCCTTAAGAATGTTACAACCAATTGCAGAAGATTCTGAAACACTAGAGGAATTAGGAAAACTTCTACTCTACATACGTTCTTCTAATCTTTCCGGGACAAAAGGAGAGATCTTTTTATCCAATTGGAAGAAGAAGGATCTCAAAAACTCTTGGAAACAATTTCTAAAAATTTCCAATCTAGCTGCTTATACTCAATCGCCTTTAGCTCATGCATTATTAAATATTCTATTCTTCTTTGATCTTTGGATCTGGAGAAGGTATACATCTTGGTGGAATAAGGACGGTGCTTCTTTAAAGGCATCTATGTCGGACCTTGCTGAATTGGATGCCTTACTTCCACTTGCGAACTTGAGCTGGATAGAACCTGGATTTACTTTTCCTAAATTAGAAAAATCAAATACAACAATCCATGCGAAAGACTTAGTGCATCCATTGATCCCTGCCGACAAAAGAGTGTCGAATGATCTGGAGCCTATGCAACCAGGGAAACTTCTTCTTTTAACCGGATCGAATATGTCTGGAAAAACCACATACTTAAGAGCATTGGGAATTTCAGGAATATTTGCAATGGCAGGAGGACCTGTACCTGCTTCTGAATTTATAACTCCTATCTTAGAAGTACATTCCAGTATCAGAAACGAAGACTCTGTAGAAGAAGGGATCTCTTTCTTTTATGCGGAAGTCAGACGCCTCGGAAAAATATTACAAGAAGTGAAAAATTCCCAAAAAGGAAAATTAGTACTATTAGACGAGATCCTAAAAGGTACGAATTCTAGAGAAAGAACAATCGCCTGCAAAGGGATTTTGAAGAAGTTAAGACAGTACGGTGTGTTCGGAATTATTACAACTCATGATCTGGAATTAGCAGATTTACCTGAACTTTCTTTATTTCACTTCAGAGAAGAAATCGAGAATGGCAAGATGACTTTCGATTATAAGATCAGATCCGGTATAGTTCAATCCAGTAATGCTCTGGAAGTTTTAAGATTAGAAGGTTTGGACCTGGATTAA
- a CDS encoding LTA synthase family protein, translating to MKRLPSNLKLIGGYAIYFVLILILYKAAFLWVYSYRLEGAATKDVLWAILVGLRFDISVIGMILGPFAFLSCLPYINRFKFFNFFWGYFPILISVWMLSHLIADIVYFENANKHIGYEGFVFIGKDMGVILKSAFEQNPFLAVVASLLILVFLPLSTYLFLKFNPYKHEPESWKRDSILSFVVLVLAVFAIRGGVQETPLRASNAIVSGHSFVNNIALNGVFTSIMDLKSQSIPNYLKLETKESVRIVREEISYDGAEFVGKKYPLLRKQKQTNNGKPPNIVLILLENWTGKFIDPISDGKVFGKELTPNFNKLLRKGRFYTRFFASGGRTTNGMMSILTGLPDRPGLTVVRTHQVLGNFSGIGNIFKGLGYDTFFVTGGDLSFDNKATLMPHWGFDSVLGEKEIAKLNRFKIGAWGYDDADVLQVLHEKISESKKPFLGVSLTLSTHYPYRAPDPKFRIFKEDERDFEYLNVYHYADWALRDFMDRAEKSKYFDNTIFVFVADHTHHRYLDYYEDRNIPFLIYSPGRILPAIDDRDASQLDVIPTILSMVGKEAYFSAMGRNLLAPKKTESAYFAYGNLIGWIESDLFYIHFVDGNRNLKYSAKGPRQEVSLCDIQPKICDSHFNKARAFLNLSHELMNQNLVFPTKEELERKEY from the coding sequence ATGAAACGTTTACCAAGCAATCTTAAATTGATCGGCGGCTATGCCATCTACTTTGTTCTCATTCTAATCCTTTATAAGGCAGCTTTTCTTTGGGTGTATTCCTATAGATTAGAGGGCGCAGCAACCAAGGATGTTTTGTGGGCGATCTTGGTAGGACTTAGGTTCGATATCTCAGTGATCGGAATGATCTTAGGACCATTCGCTTTTCTTTCCTGTCTTCCATATATAAATCGATTCAAGTTTTTCAATTTTTTCTGGGGATATTTTCCAATCTTGATCAGTGTTTGGATGCTTTCACATTTGATCGCCGATATAGTTTATTTCGAGAATGCGAACAAACATATTGGTTACGAAGGTTTCGTATTTATTGGAAAGGATATGGGTGTGATCTTAAAATCAGCCTTTGAACAAAATCCTTTCTTAGCCGTAGTTGCTTCTCTTTTAATTTTGGTATTTTTACCGTTATCCACTTATCTTTTCTTAAAATTTAATCCTTACAAACACGAACCTGAGTCCTGGAAAAGGGACTCTATTCTTTCTTTTGTAGTTTTAGTATTAGCTGTTTTTGCGATCCGAGGAGGAGTTCAAGAAACTCCTTTAAGAGCTAGTAATGCAATTGTTTCAGGACATTCTTTCGTAAACAATATTGCATTGAATGGTGTATTCACTTCTATTATGGATTTGAAAAGTCAATCCATTCCGAATTATTTAAAATTAGAAACTAAAGAATCAGTTCGTATCGTAAGAGAAGAAATCTCTTACGATGGTGCTGAATTCGTCGGAAAAAAATATCCTTTATTAAGAAAACAGAAACAAACCAATAACGGAAAACCTCCGAATATAGTTTTAATCCTTCTTGAAAACTGGACCGGGAAATTTATAGATCCGATAAGCGATGGAAAAGTTTTCGGAAAAGAACTCACCCCTAATTTTAATAAACTTTTAAGAAAAGGAAGATTTTATACCAGATTTTTTGCCTCCGGTGGAAGAACAACGAATGGTATGATGTCCATCCTGACGGGATTACCGGATCGGCCTGGATTGACTGTTGTTCGCACTCATCAAGTACTGGGAAATTTTTCCGGGATAGGAAATATTTTCAAAGGTTTAGGATACGATACATTCTTCGTAACCGGCGGAGATTTAAGTTTTGATAATAAAGCCACTCTAATGCCTCATTGGGGATTCGATTCTGTTCTGGGCGAAAAAGAGATCGCTAAGTTGAACAGATTTAAGATCGGAGCCTGGGGTTATGATGATGCAGATGTACTTCAGGTGCTGCACGAAAAAATTTCAGAATCCAAAAAACCTTTCTTAGGAGTTTCTCTAACCTTATCTACACATTATCCTTATCGTGCTCCAGATCCTAAATTTAGGATCTTTAAAGAAGACGAGAGAGACTTTGAATATCTAAATGTGTATCATTATGCGGATTGGGCCCTTAGAGATTTTATGGATCGTGCTGAAAAATCTAAATACTTTGATAATACGATCTTTGTATTTGTAGCGGATCATACTCACCATCGTTATTTAGATTATTATGAAGACAGAAATATTCCATTTTTAATATATTCTCCAGGGAGAATTTTACCTGCTATCGATGATCGAGATGCTTCTCAATTGGATGTAATTCCTACTATTTTGAGCATGGTTGGTAAAGAGGCCTACTTCTCTGCTATGGGAAGAAATTTGCTCGCTCCTAAAAAAACAGAGTCTGCTTACTTTGCTTACGGGAATTTGATCGGTTGGATTGAGTCTGATCTATTCTATATCCATTTCGTGGATGGAAATCGTAACTTAAAGTATTCTGCGAAAGGTCCAAGGCAAGAAGTAAGTCTTTGTGATATTCAACCAAAGATCTGTGATTCACATTTTAATAAGGCTAGAGCATTCTTGAATCTTAGCCATGAATTGATGAATCAAAATTTGGTATTTCCAACTAAGGAAGAATTAGAACGAAAAGAATATTGA
- a CDS encoding AsmA family protein, which yields MRSWDVLNRYLEENKIRYISALGFFVLLFILIVYIPFVQRKDVYKEFILDRLRISTGLNIKVADSDLYLLPFPGIELNQIEIRKDNVLIAVSDKVDIDISWFGLIKRMIEIRDVSINGGSLHLERRKDGSFDIVEYLNGKKKETEQKSNVKELLDDVNSRIGFSTEDFLAISLKNIEIDNFTLVYNEQSHDKKYIVYFKKSQVSVSFYGKDVDLLFQGSIDDQPIDLEMTGGLQNFPVNWEKLQFSAILKTEELSLSLLRGIFNIFPAGDFSKTKLSGRTEVVKEEGTIFRFKVRNQIKDLAYKGGLLFGNIRLNVDFDLDLINKKVVFPFIETVWEGVAKATAKGSVNWKNRSLGQFDIKADYGDYHNLLKLGKLFQVREDLFDPNSPPGIFYFTGELNNIFAFKHRFAHIKMEAKYVDPLLSIPNFHAYIYNGEILGKAKIYPDIPKIEVEGDAHRLQVDKVLLPYLSEKIMEGELSSWFSFETQIKNHSRDSVTELFANMKGIGNITIKNGELVGYANFMVPVLNTVGKIITFKGVDGRELKFEALRSDVKISGNEMYFPNMKLEIENSGMDVDGKGTVGFDQKIDMRLHLRLGGKYIGKGLQIPIIYAGTFGKSIPYVDPIWLGSVYTGMTLLGPYLIPLGGPYAGGVAGSVIGEYVRDLWDGVTGLFGGGSPESDKKQKEK from the coding sequence ATGCGCTCCTGGGATGTACTCAATCGGTATTTAGAAGAGAATAAGATCCGCTATATCTCTGCTCTCGGATTTTTTGTATTATTATTCATACTGATCGTCTATATCCCTTTCGTTCAAAGAAAAGACGTATATAAAGAATTTATACTAGATCGTCTCAGAATTTCAACCGGTCTTAATATCAAAGTCGCAGACTCGGATCTGTATCTTCTTCCATTCCCGGGGATCGAACTAAATCAAATTGAGATCAGAAAGGACAATGTACTGATCGCAGTCAGCGACAAAGTAGATATAGATATCTCGTGGTTTGGCTTGATCAAAAGAATGATAGAGATCCGAGATGTTTCCATTAATGGCGGCTCCCTTCATCTAGAAAGAAGAAAGGATGGATCTTTTGATATAGTAGAATATTTGAATGGAAAGAAGAAGGAAACAGAACAGAAGAGCAATGTAAAAGAACTTTTGGATGATGTAAATTCTCGGATCGGATTTTCTACTGAGGACTTTCTTGCTATTAGTTTGAAAAATATTGAAATAGATAATTTCACATTAGTATATAACGAACAAAGCCACGATAAAAAATATATAGTATATTTCAAAAAGTCCCAGGTCTCCGTTTCATTTTATGGGAAGGATGTGGATCTTTTATTCCAAGGAAGTATAGACGATCAACCTATCGATCTAGAAATGACGGGCGGCTTACAAAACTTCCCAGTGAATTGGGAAAAATTACAATTCAGCGCAATCTTAAAAACGGAAGAACTTTCACTTTCATTGCTTAGAGGAATATTTAATATTTTTCCAGCTGGAGACTTCTCTAAAACAAAACTTTCAGGAAGAACAGAAGTAGTAAAAGAAGAAGGTACTATATTCAGATTTAAAGTCAGAAACCAAATTAAGGATCTTGCATATAAAGGCGGGCTTCTTTTCGGAAATATCAGATTGAACGTAGATTTTGATCTGGATTTGATCAATAAAAAAGTAGTTTTTCCCTTTATAGAAACAGTTTGGGAAGGAGTGGCAAAGGCCACTGCAAAAGGAAGTGTGAATTGGAAAAACAGAAGTTTAGGCCAGTTCGATATCAAGGCAGATTATGGAGACTATCATAATCTTTTAAAATTAGGAAAGCTATTCCAAGTCAGAGAAGATCTTTTCGATCCAAATTCTCCTCCAGGTATCTTCTATTTTACCGGAGAATTGAATAATATCTTCGCGTTCAAACATAGATTTGCTCATATCAAAATGGAAGCAAAGTATGTGGATCCGCTTCTTTCTATCCCAAATTTCCACGCATATATTTATAATGGAGAAATATTAGGAAAAGCTAAAATATATCCTGATATTCCAAAAATAGAAGTAGAGGGAGATGCTCATAGACTTCAGGTGGATAAGGTCCTTCTTCCTTACCTATCCGAGAAAATTATGGAAGGCGAACTTTCCAGTTGGTTCTCCTTTGAAACGCAGATAAAAAATCATTCCAGAGATTCTGTGACCGAACTTTTCGCAAACATGAAAGGGATCGGGAATATCACGATTAAAAATGGAGAGCTAGTAGGTTACGCAAACTTCATGGTGCCAGTTTTGAATACCGTCGGTAAAATTATCACATTCAAAGGTGTGGATGGTAGAGAATTAAAATTCGAAGCTCTTAGATCTGACGTAAAAATTTCTGGCAATGAGATGTACTTCCCCAACATGAAGCTGGAGATTGAGAACAGTGGAATGGATGTGGATGGGAAGGGTACGGTAGGCTTTGATCAAAAGATAGATATGAGATTACATCTTCGTCTTGGAGGAAAGTATATAGGCAAAGGTTTGCAGATCCCTATTATCTACGCAGGAACATTCGGAAAGAGTATACCTTATGTAGATCCTATCTGGCTTGGAAGTGTGTATACAGGTATGACTTTATTAGGGCCTTATTTAATTCCTCTTGGCGGACCTTACGCTGGTGGAGTAGCCGGTTCCGTGATCGGAGAATATGTAAGAGATCTTTGGGACGGCGTTACCGGTCTATTCGGTGGTGGCAGTCCCGAATCTGATAAAAAACAAAAAGAGAAATAA
- a CDS encoding ABC transporter ATP-binding protein, protein MKLLEIKDLNVSYGKEGFFGGRKSVIKAVENVNLEMEEGETFSLVGESGCGKSTLGRAILRLLKSDSGSIFFKGKEILDIKEKEFLPFRKQIQIVFQDPYSSLNPRRNIKDILTEGLFIHENYTDEQAEKEASDILEKVGLSPDILNRYPHEFSGGQRQRIAIARALILKPEFILFDEAVSALDVSNQAQVLLLLQKLKADFGLSYLFISHDLGIVKSISDKIAVMYLGKIVEIGTKSQIAEKPSHPYTKALFGAIFEVENRKIRKTPLQGEVPSILKKPKGCHFHTRCPIAKEICSETTPEWKNLGEGHKSYCHFPDGK, encoded by the coding sequence ATGAAACTTTTAGAGATCAAAGATCTGAATGTAAGTTACGGAAAAGAAGGTTTTTTCGGTGGAAGAAAATCAGTAATTAAAGCTGTAGAAAACGTAAATTTAGAAATGGAAGAAGGAGAAACCTTCAGCCTAGTAGGAGAATCTGGCTGCGGCAAATCCACATTAGGTAGAGCGATACTCAGACTTCTAAAATCAGATTCAGGATCTATATTTTTCAAAGGAAAAGAGATTTTAGATATAAAAGAAAAAGAATTTTTGCCATTTAGAAAACAAATCCAAATTGTATTCCAAGATCCCTATTCCTCGTTGAACCCAAGAAGAAATATTAAAGATATTTTAACGGAAGGATTGTTTATCCACGAAAATTATACGGACGAACAAGCAGAAAAGGAAGCTTCCGATATTCTGGAAAAAGTAGGGCTCTCTCCCGACATCCTAAATAGATATCCTCATGAATTTTCGGGAGGGCAAAGACAAAGGATCGCAATTGCAAGAGCACTCATCCTAAAACCTGAATTTATACTTTTCGATGAAGCAGTCTCTGCTCTGGATGTATCCAACCAAGCTCAAGTTCTTCTTCTATTACAAAAGTTGAAAGCAGACTTTGGACTTTCTTATTTGTTCATCTCTCATGATTTGGGAATCGTTAAATCTATCTCAGATAAGATCGCAGTTATGTATTTGGGAAAGATCGTAGAGATCGGAACTAAATCACAGATCGCAGAAAAACCTTCTCATCCCTATACAAAGGCATTATTCGGAGCTATATTCGAGGTAGAAAATCGTAAGATCCGAAAAACTCCTCTCCAAGGAGAAGTGCCAAGTATATTAAAAAAGCCGAAAGGTTGTCATTTCCATACTCGTTGCCCAATTGCAAAAGAGATCTGTTCCGAAACAACTCCGGAATGGAAAAATCTAGGCGAAGGTCATAAGTCCTATTGTCATTTTCCGGACGGAAAATAA
- a CDS encoding ABC transporter ATP-binding protein, which yields MNSEAILQVSNLNLELSKEGKFVPLLEDINFEIRKGEVLALVGESGCGKSVCSAAVTKLLPNESFRYSNGKVIFQGTDLLQADSETLRKIRGKKISYVFQEPFSALNPLSKIKDQMTEGFLAHGLGTRKEAEDKAEYLLGAVGITDIKLRMNCYPHQLSGGILQRVGIGMALMCDPELLIADEPTSALDVTVQAQLVELLLRLKEKMNLSVLFISHDFGLVSHIADRICVLYAGRIAELGTVDQVLDEPNHPYTKDLLDSLPSHFSQTGVFKPIEGRLPSPGNYPKGCHYSDRCDFVFSHCNTIKPILKNTNGSAHLSACFLNEKKELAG from the coding sequence ATGAATTCGGAAGCTATTCTCCAAGTATCTAATTTAAATCTAGAACTTTCTAAAGAAGGAAAGTTCGTACCATTATTGGAAGATATCAATTTCGAGATCCGTAAAGGAGAAGTTCTTGCACTCGTAGGAGAATCAGGTTGTGGAAAATCTGTATGTTCTGCGGCGGTCACAAAATTACTTCCTAACGAATCTTTTAGATATTCGAATGGAAAAGTAATATTTCAAGGAACAGACCTTCTTCAAGCAGACTCAGAAACTTTAAGAAAGATCCGAGGTAAAAAAATCTCATACGTATTCCAGGAACCCTTCTCCGCTTTAAATCCTTTAAGCAAAATAAAAGACCAAATGACAGAAGGATTTTTAGCACATGGACTCGGGACCCGTAAAGAAGCGGAAGATAAAGCCGAATATCTTCTTGGGGCAGTAGGAATTACAGATATAAAATTAAGGATGAATTGTTATCCTCATCAGTTGAGCGGAGGTATCTTACAAAGGGTTGGGATCGGGATGGCGTTGATGTGCGATCCGGAACTTCTGATTGCGGATGAACCTACTTCTGCTTTGGATGTTACAGTCCAAGCCCAGTTGGTGGAACTTCTGCTAAGACTCAAAGAAAAGATGAACTTATCTGTATTATTCATCTCACATGATTTTGGTTTAGTCAGCCATATTGCTGATCGGATCTGTGTATTGTATGCAGGAAGAATTGCTGAACTCGGAACAGTGGACCAAGTTTTGGATGAGCCGAATCACCCTTATACAAAAGATCTTTTAGATTCTTTACCTTCTCATTTTTCTCAGACTGGAGTTTTTAAACCTATAGAGGGAAGATTACCTTCTCCCGGAAATTATCCTAAAGGTTGTCATTATTCCGACAGGTGTGATTTCGTTTTCTCCCACTGTAATACAATAAAACCTATATTAAAAAATACGAATGGGTCCGCACATCTTTCAGCATGTTTCTTAAACGAGAAGAAGGAGCTTGCGGGATGA